The genomic window TCACTGGGCGGTCCGCGCCGCCGGCACGGCGATCGCCGGGCTGGTCCTCCTCGGGCTGACGCCGGGCACCGCCTCGGCCGCCCCCAGCGACGCCGAGATCGCCGCGGCCGAGGCCGCCCGCGACGCGGCCGCCGCCCAGGTGGGCGTGCTCAGCGCCCGGCTGGCCGAGGCCGAGGCCGCCGCCGACGCGGCGCGCCAGGGCGCGCAGATCGCCCTGCAGGACTACGAGCAGCTGCAGGCGGCCTACCAGGCCGCCCGGGCCGCCGCCGACGCCGCCGTCGCCGCCGCCGCGCAGGCCGAGGCCGACGTCGCCGGGGGCGTCGCGCAGGTCGCCGGCTACGCGCGCACCACCTACATCCAGGGCAGCACCGCGCCCGGCGCCACGGCGCTGCTGTCCGCCGACGGTCCGGCCCAGCTGATCGAGCGCGCCGCGCTGCTCGAGGCGGCCGGCACCCACCGCGTCGACGTCGTCACCGAGCTCACCGCGCTGCAGGTGCAGGCCGACCGCACCGAGGAGCAGGCGCAGACCGCGTCCGCCGAGGCCGAGGTGCTGCAGGAGCAGGCCGCCGTCGCGCTGGCCGACGCCCAGGCGCAGGAGAGCTCCGCCCGCGCGCAGACCGCCGCCCTCACCGAGCAGCGCGACGCCGTCGCCGAGCAGGCCGAGGCCGCCGGGCAGCAGGTCGCCGGGATGCAGGCCGAGCAGGACGCCGCCGAGGCCGCCGCCGCGCAGGCCGCCGCCGCCCAGGCCGCCGCCGCACGGGCCGCCGCCGCCCGGCCTGCCGCCCCCGCCCCGGCACCGGCCGCCGCGCCGTCGCGCGGCAGCACGTCCAGCAGCGCGTCCTCGCCGTCGTCGTCCTCGTCGTCGTCCTCGCCGTCGCCGTCGTCGTCCTCGTCGTCGTCGTCCTCGGGCGGCTCGACGTCGTCCTCGCGGGGTTCGACGCCGTCGACCGGCGCGTCCTCCGGCAACCCGGCGCCGCCGCGGGCCACCACGGCCGGCGCACCGTCGGCCTCGGCGGTGCGGACCGCCATCGACGCGGCGCTCTCCCAGCGCGGCGTCCCCTACAGCTGGGGAGGCGGCGGCGCCAACGGGCCGAGCTACGGCATCACCTACCCGGACACCGGCATCCGTGGCTTCGACTGCTCGGGGCTGATGGAGTACGCCTACGCGCGGGCCGGCATCCGGATCGGCGGCACCAGCCGCGACCAGTGGTACCTCAACCGCGGGAAGACCGTGGCGCGGGCGGACCTGCGTGCCGGTGACCTGGTCTTCTGGGGCACCGGCGACGACTACAGGTCCATCTACCACGTGGCCATGTACCTCGGCGACGGCACGGTGGTGCAGGCGCCGCAGAGCGGGGACGTCGTCAGGGTCTCGCCGATGTGGTACGGCAGTGACTACTTCGGTGCCGTGCGCCCGACGGCGTAGCTCGCGGCCGGGGAGTTGGGGCGTCGGGCAGCCACGGGGGGAGCTGCCCGACGCACCGACCACGCTAGCAGTCACGCCCGCGCTGGTGCAGGGGTTGCGCACCCCGGGCGTGCCGTGGTCGCGCGGCGACGGCGCGTCGCCCGGCGCGTCGCGCCGCGAGGCCGCCGCCGGGGCCTCCGGCGTGCCCGCGCGCGCGACGGACGGACTGCCAGCTCCGTGTAGGACACTGGCGGACGGGACGGGCGAGGAGCCCCGTCGCCGGCCTCCCGTGTCGCTGCCGTGACGCGGCCGGAGGCCGAGGACCGGCACGACAGGGAGCCCTGTGACCACCGCCGCCAGCAGCCCGCTCGAGAAGCCCGCCGGCGCCAGTGCCGTGGGCGCCGGCGCGCCGGTCCCGCCCTCGGTGGACGCCGCGCGGCTGGAACGCGCCCTGTTCGAGATCAAGCGGGTCATCGTCGGCCAGGACCGGCTGGTGGAGCGGATGCTGGTCGCCCTGCTCGCCCGCGGCCACGTGCTCCTCGAGGGCGTACCCGGCGTCGCGAAGACCCTCGCGGTCGAGACGCTGGCCCGGGTCGTGGGCGGGAAGTTCGCCCGCCTGCAGTTCACCCCCGACCTCGTGCCCGCCGACATCCTCGGCACCCGCATCTACAAGGCCGGGCAGGACGCCTTCGACACCGAGCTCGGCCCGGTGTTCGCCAACTTCGTGCTCACCGACGAGATCAACCGCGCGCCGGCGAAGGTGCAGTCGGCGCTGCTGGAGGTCATGGCCGAGCGGCAGGTCTCGATCGGCGGCGTCACCCACCGGCTGCCCGACCCGTTCCTCGTGCTGGCCACGCAGAACCCGATCGAGTCCGAGGGCGTCTACCCGCTGCCCGAGGCCCAGCGCGACCGTTTCCTCATGAAGGTGCTCGTGGACTACCCGAGCCCGGAGGAGGAGCGCGAGATCATCTACCGGATGGGTGCCAACCCGCCGGTGGCCGAGACGATCCTCGGCCCCGACGACCTGCGCCGCATGCAGCGCACCGCCTCGCAGGTGTTCGTGCACCACGCGCTGGTCGACTACGTCGTGCGGCTCGTCGTCGCCACCCGGCAGCCGCGCGAGCACGGCATGGACGACGTCGCCTCCTGGGTGTCCTACGGCGCGAGCCCCCGTGCCTCGCTCGGCCTCATCTCGGCCGGCCGCGCGCTGGCGCTGGTCCGCGGCCGCGACTACGTGCTGCCGCAGGACGTCCTCGACGTCACCACCGACGTGCTGCGCCACCGGCTGGTGCTGTCCTACGACGCGCTGGCCGACGGGGTCCCCGCCGACCACGTGGTCAAGCGGATCCTGCAGACGGTGCCGCTGCCGCAGGTCACGCCGCGCCAGCGCTCCGGCGGCTTCGGCCCGGCCGCGCCCGGCGGCCCGCAGGTGCCGCCGCCGGGGGCGCCGCTGTTCGGCCCGCCGCAGGGTCCCTACGGCGCCGGCTTCCCGCCCGTTCCGCAGGCCCCGGGCGGCCTGCCGGGCAACGGCCAGGCTCCGCACGGCCAGGTCCCCAACGGCCAGACCCCGCACGGCCAGGTCCCCAACGGCCAGGCCCCGCACGGCCAGGTCCCCAACGGTCAGGCGCCCCAGGGTCAGCCGGGTCCCGGCGGCAACGGGCACGCCCCGGGGAACCCGCAGGCGTGAGGCTCCGGCGCGGCCGGGCGCGGGCGGGGGAGGACCCCGCCCCGCCCGCGGACGAGCCGGCCCCGGCTCCCACCCCGGTACCGGCCGCGGACCCCGACGGCGCACCGCCGCACTTCGGCGAGGGCCCGGCCGACGTCCTGCTCCAGCGGCTGGAGCTCACCGTCCGCCGGCGGCTCGACGGGCTGCTGCAGGGTGACCACCTGGGCCTGGTGCCGGGCTCGGGCAGCGAGGCCGGCGACTCCCGGACCTACCACCCGGGCGACGACGTCCGGCGCATGGACTGGCCGGTGACCGCGCGCACCCAGGTGCCGCACGTCCGCGAGACGATCGCCGACCGCGAGCTCGAGACCTGGGCGGTGGTCGACCTGTCGGCCAGTCTCGACTTCGGCACCGGCCTGTGCGACAAGCGCGACCTCGCGATCGCCGGGCTCGCCGCGGTCAGCCACCTCACCGTGCACGGCGGCAACCGGCTCGGCGCGGTCGTCACCACCGGCGAGCGGATCGACCGCTACCCGGCGCAGGCGGGGCGGCTGGCCGCCGACCGGCTGCTGCGCGCCGTCGTCGCCACCCCCCGCGCCGCGACCGGGCGCCGCGGTGACCTCGCGGCCGCGCTGGAGACGCTGCGCCGCCCGCCGCGGCGCCGCGGGCTGGTCGTCGTCGTGTCCGACTTCCTCGGCGACCTCGACTGGGAGCGTCCGCTGCGCGGCCTGGGCACCCGGCACGAGCTCTTGGGCATCGAGGTGGTGGACCCACGGGAGCTGGAGCTGCCCGACGTCGGCCCGCTGACCGTCGTCGACCCGGAGTCCGGGCAGACCCTCGAGGTGCCCACCGGCGACCCGCGCTTCCGCGCCCGCTTCGCCGAGGCGGCGGCCGAGCAGCGGCGGGCGATCGCCGCCGGGCTGCGCCGCGCCGGGGCCGGGCACCTGCAGCTGCGGACCGACCGCGACTGGGTGATGGACGTCGTCCGGTTCGTCGCCGACCGCCGGCGTGCCGGCAGCGGCGGGGCGTCCCGGTGAGCACCCCCGGCAGTACGAGAGAGGTCCGCCCGTGAGTTTCCAGTCACCGCTGTGGCTGATCGCGCTCGTCCCCGTCGTCGCGCTGGCGGTGCTCTACGTGGTCCGCCAGCTGCGCCGCCGGGTGTACGCGGCGCGGTTCTCCCAGACCGGGCTGGTGCAGAGCCTGCTGCCCAAGCGGGCCGGCTGGGTGCGGCACGTCGCGTTCGGCCTGACGCTGGCGGCGCTGCTGGGGCTGGTCCTCTCGCTGGCGCAGCCGAGCACCGAGGTGCGGGTGCCACGGGAGACCGCGACCGTCGTCCTGGCCCTGGACGTCTCGCTGTCGATGCAGGCCGAGGACATCGAGCCCAGCCGGTTCGAGGCGATGAAGGACGCCGCCAGCGACTTCGTCGACATCCTGCCGGAGCGGATCAACCTGGGGCTGGTGTCGTTCTCGGGCACCGCGTCGACGCTGGTGGCGCCGACCACCGACCGCGAGCAGGTGCGTGGCGCGATCCAGAACCTGGAGCTGTCGGAGGCGACGGCGATCGGCGAGGCGATCTTCACCTCGCTGACCACCATCGCCACGTTCCAGGCCACGCTCGACGTCGGCGAGGACGAGGCCCTGCCGCCGGCGCGGATCCTGCTGCTGTCCGACGGCTACAACACCGTCGGCCGGGAGAACACGCAGGCGATCGCCGCGGCGCAGGCGGCCCAGGTGCCGGTGTCGACCATCGCGTTCGGCACCGACTACGGGTCGATCGAGATCGGCGGCGAGGTGACGCCGGTGCCGATCGACCGCGACGCGCTGCGGCAGATCGCCGACGAGACCGGCGGCCAGTACAACGAGGCCCGCACCCGCGCCGAGCTGGAGGCCGTCTACGACGACCTCGGCAGCCAGATCGGCTACACGACCGAGCCGCAGGACGTCTCGTACTGGTTCGTGCGGGTGGCCACGCTGCTGCTCGCCTGCGGGCTCGGGCTCGCCGCCTGGCGGCTGCAGCGCCTGTTCTGACCGACCGGGCCGGGGACACACGTGCCCCCGGCCCGGCCGGTCACCGCGTGGGGTCGAGGACGAGCTTGCCGGTGGTGCGGCGGGACAGGATGTCCTGGTGCGCCTCGCGGACGGCGCTCAGCGGGTAGCGGCCGCCGCCGACCGGCTTCAGCGCGCCGTCGGCGACGAGCGGGAGCAGCTCGGTCAGGGCGTCGTCCATCATCGCGGGGCGGCTCATGCAGTGCGCCAGCCAGAAGCCGATCACCGCTCGGCTGGTGCCCATGAGCGCCGGGGCCTGCACCGGCTTCGGCGGGCGGCGGCCGGCCATGCCGTAGAAGGCGACCCGGCCGAAGGGTGCCAGCGCGGAGAACGCGCCGTCGAAGACGTTGCCGCCGGTCATCTCCAGGACGACGTCGACCCGCTTGCCGCCGTTGGCCTCGCGCAGCGCGGCGGCGAACGTCTTCGGGTCGTCGTCGGCGAGGGCGGGGTCGACGCTGGCGTCGGCGCCGAGCTCCTCGGCCAGCGCTCGCTTCTCCGGGCTGGAGGCGGTGGCGATGACCCGCCCGGCGCCCCACCGCTTGGCCAGCTGGACGGCGAGCGAGCCGACCCCGCCGGCGCCGGCGATGACGACGACCGACTCGCCCGCGGCCAGGTGCGCGCTGGTGCGCAGCAGGTGCCAGGCGGTGGCGCCCTGCAGGACGACGGCGAGGGCCTGCTCGTCGGTGACGCCGTCGGGCACCGGCCAGGTCAGCCGCGGGTTCGCGGCCACCTTCTCGGCGTAGCCCCCGCCCTCGACCAGGCCGACGACGCGCTCACCGCCGCCGGCGGGGCGGCCGACGAACTCCGCGCCCGGGATCAGCGGCAGCTGCTGCGGCGCCAGGTAGCTGTCCTCGGTCTGGTGGGTGTCGGCGTAGTTCACGCCGGCGGCACTCACCTCGTAGAGCTGCTGGCCGTCGCCGGGGACGGGGTCGGGGAGGTCGACGACGTCGAGGACCTCGGGGCCGCCGAAGCGGGTGATCTGCACGGCACGCATGAGCTGAGGCTAAGTCCTCCCCTTGTGGCGCCAGGTCGAGCTCCGCAGAGTCGACGGAAGCCGGCGTCGCCGGAAGCTGTCAGGGACGGTCCGCACCGGTCCGGTCCTTGGCCCGCACTGCCCCCTGGTCCCGGAGGCGAAGTGCTAGCGAGAAGGTTTCGACTGGAACCCCGGCGTCTCTGGCCGAATGCCCTGTCATGGACCTTGCTTCGCTGCTGTCCGGCATCGGCAGCCTCGGAATCGGCACCCTCCTCGGGCACTGGCTGTCGGGACGGCGCAGTCGCCAGGACGCGCGCGTCAACGTGATCTCGGCGGTGGCAGACGTCGAGAGGGCTCGCTGGTACTCCACCTCGGTGGACACCATCGATCCCGTCCGCGCGGCCGTCTCGGAGTTGGAGGCGGCCGCCCTCCGGGGGAACATCCCGCGGAAGCCGGTGATGTTGTACGGCGCTCTTGCCATCGCGTCCTGGAGGATCAGCGAAAAGGACTCGAATCACCAACTCTGGGACGAATGGGCGGATGTCGTCACGGACGCCCGTGACCTCGTCAAGACCTTGGTCTGGCAGGACGGGCCGCGGACGAATGACGGTCAGCGAGAGTCGGACGTCCTGTACGACCGCGCACGAGCGGTCACGCGCCGTTCCGTCACCTCCGTCTGGAGCGACAGCTCCGACCTGCGGGCGTTCGAGCAGACGTACAGGGCCGGGAAGGCGACCTCGGTCTCCTGACGTCGCAGAGTCGCGGTCCCGAGCCGGCCACCCCGCACCGACGGTCGTCCCCTCGAGACACCCCCTAGTGTCCGAGGTCTGAAGATCGTTGACCGCGTGGAGGACGATGGGTGGCCTTGACCTCTACGCCGAGGTTTTCCCCGAGCCACAGGACGGGACTGCCCCTACGTGAGTCGACTGGATTCGGTAGGGGCAATCAGTCTGCGTGAGCCGGTCCGAGGCAGACCCCTGCCGGTCACCCCGCCTCGGCCGGCGATCACGCCAACTAAGACCTCCAGGACGCGGGTAGCGGACTCGGCGTCTCCTGCGGCTTGAGGTCAGTTGCAGGACAGCCGGTGGTGGGTATCGGCACGATTGACGCCGGCGGCACTCACCTCGTGGAGCTGCTGGCCGTCGCCGGGGACGGGGTCGGGGAGGTCGACGACGTCGAGGACCTCCGGGCCGCCGGAGCGGGCGATCTGCACGGCACGCACGAGCTGAGGCTGTGGCGTGGGGCCGGCCGACCGTGGACGGCGGCGCCCAGCCCGGGGAGCGCCCCGGCCTGCTCCGCCGGCCTACCTCCCCGCGGTACGGGTAGGTGTCCGACGTGTCCGACTTCGAGATTACCGCCCTCGTCCTGGCCGAGCACGAGGTCTTCCGGCGGGAGTTCTCGGCGCTCGAGGACCTGCCCGGCCCGGAGCTCGCCGCCGCATGGGAGGCGTTGCACGCCAAGCTCGAGGTACACGCCGTCGCCGAGGAGCAGCTGTTCTACCCGCTGCTCGCCCAGGAGGCGGACGGCGAGCAGGAGACGGCGGAGGGTGTGCACGACCACAACGAGATCCGGCACGCCGCGGCCGCCGTCGCAGAGCACGAGGTCGGCAGCGAGGCGTGGTGGGAGGCGGTGCGCCACGCCCGGCAGGTCAACGCCGACCACATGGCCGAGGAGGAGACGGACTTCTTCCCTCCGTTCAAGGATGCCGTCGACGACGAGCAGCGGGAGGCCCTCGGGATGCGCTGGCTGGCGTTCCACGACGAGCACGAGCAGGCCGAGGGGCTGTCCGGCGAGGACGCGGAGGTGGCCGAGGTGGTCGCGACCGAGGTGCCGGAGGGCGACCCGTCCCTCTGAGCACGCCGGCCGTACCCACCTCGACCAGCCGCTGGCCGTCGCCCGTGGCAGGTCCCGAACCGCCGTCGTCTGCTCCGGGGCACCGGGCGACGACGCTGAGGTCCGAACTCGCGCCCCGACGGGATGCGCTCGATCCGTCGTGCTGTCACGCTTCCGCACCACAGCCACGGGGGAACGGAGGAGTGGCCGTGAGTGACTCGTGGGTCCAGCCGACCGGTGCGCGACGACGACGCCCGTGGGGAGTGCTGGCCGCCGCGGTGGCGGCCCTCTGCGCCGGGCAGCTCCTCCTCGGTCCGGTGGCGCGGGCCGCCGCGTGTCCCGAGCCGATCACCACGGTGCTGGACGCCACGCCCGCCACGGCCGACCGCACGGTCGCGCTGACCTTCGACGACGGGCCGCGGCCGGACAGCACGCCCGCCGTCCTGGACGTGCTGCGGGCCAGGGGTGTCACGGCCACGTTCTTCGTGACCGGCAGCAACGCCGCCCGCTACCCGGACCTCGTGCGGCGGATCGTCGCGGAGGGGCACACCATCGGCAACCACACGTGGTCGCACCCGGACCTCAGCGGGTTGTCCCCGGCCGGCCGGGTGGCGGAGATCGAGCGGACGACGCAGGCGATCGTCGACGCGACGGGTACGGCTCCCTGCTTCTTCCGCGGGCCGTACGGCATCCACCGCAGCGCCTCGATCGCCGGCCCGGCCTGGGAGAGGGGCATGTCGGTGGTCGGCTGGACGCTGGACACCCGGGACTGGACCACGCCGGCGGGATGGAGCCCGGCGTTCCAGCAGCAGATCGTCGACGCCGCGACCGCACCGGCCGGCGCCCACCCGATCGTGCTCCTGCACGACGGCGGCGGTGACCGGCAGAACACGGTGGCCGCGCTGGACCCGATCATCTCCGACTACGTCGCTCGCGGACACGTCTTCACCGACCCAGCGGGACGGGGGCCGCGGCAGGGGACGGACGCCGAGGGGAGCGCGGGTGCACCGGTCGGCGACGGCGGAGGCGCCGGCGGGACCCACGTCGTGCAGCCGGGTGACACGCTCAGCTCGATCGCCGCCCGGTACGGCGTGCGCTGGCAGGACCTGCACGCCGCCAACCTGGCCGTCATCGGGCCGGACCCGGGACTCGTGCGGGCGGGGCAGCGGCTCACCGTGCCCGGCGCGGGCGGCTCCGGCGAGGAGAGCACGAACGCGTCGTCGTCGGAGGCTGGGGGGACCAGCTACGTGGTGCGCCCCGGCGACAGCCTCAGCTCGATCGCCGCCCGGTACGGCGTGCGCTGGCAGGACCTGCACGCCGCCAACCTGGCCGTCATCGGACCGGACCCGGGGCTCCTCCGGGCCGGCCAGGAGCTCACCATCCCCGGAGGCTGACCGCACGGGCGGTGGTCGGCCACGGGACGTGGTCCACGCCGTCGAGGGAGGCGGGCAGCTCGTCCTCTCGGCCGGCTCGAGCACCCCGCACCAGGCCGTCGTGCTCGACGGCGGCGTCCTCACCCGTCACCGCCAGTGTCTCCACCCCCGGCTCAGGGCAGTCGCTCGTCTCGGCGGAGGACAGGACCATGGGAACGCCGCACACGGTCGTCGAACCCCTGACGCTCGACCGCGCGGAGGCGCTGGCCGAGGGGGGTGACGCCTTCTCGCGCGTGTCCGGCTACTCGGTGGCCGAGGGCTTCCTCCAGTTCCCCGAGGCCCTCCCCGCGACCGTCCGGGCGCTCCGGGAGGGGATGGACCCCGAGTGGTTCAGTCACCTGGTCATCGACCCCTCGACGGCCACGGTCGTCGGCATGGGCGGCTTCGCCGGTCCACCCACCGACGGAGCGGTCGAGATCGGCTACAGCATCGCTCCGGCCCACCGCGGGCGGGGCCACGCCACCGAGGCCGCCCGCCGGTGGATCGACATCGCCACCGCCCGCGGAGTGACCCTGGTGGTCGCTCACACCCTCGCCGAGGAGAACCCCTCGACGGCGGTCCTCCGGCGTCTGGGGTTCCACCGCACCGCCGAGGTCACGGACCCCGACGCCGGCGCCGTCTGGCGCTGGGAGCTGCCGACCGGCGGGGAGCGCCGGTAGCCCGGAGGACGTGGCCGTGCCGCCGCCCACCACCTCGCGGGGCGGCGTGGGAGCCGTCAGCCCGTCGCGCGCCTGCTCCCGGGCGCGCAGCCGGGCGACCGGTGCAGGTGTCGCGTGGCGGGCGCCGGGTAGTAGGCGCGGTCAGCGGTGGCGGGACGTGTCCTGCCGCCGGACGACGGCGACCCGGTGCTCGCGCCCGGTGCCCGGACCGTTCGAGGAGATCGCGTGTCCCGTACCGGGACCGGTACGGCCGCGGCGAGGGCGTCGTGAGCCTGCCGCCGCGCGCGCCGTCCGAGATCGAGGTCGTGGCGCACCGCGGCGTCTCGGCGGAGGCCCCCGAGCACACCCTCGCCGCCTACCAGCAGGCGCTGGCCCTCGGGGCGGACGCCGTGGAGTGCGACGTCCGGATGACCCGCGACGGCGTGCTGGTGTGCGTGCACGACCGCCGCATCAACCGGACGTCCACGGGCCGCGGTGTGGTGTCGGCGCTGGACCTCGCCGAGCTGGAGCGGCACCGCGTCGTCCACCGGCGCCCCCGGCGTGCCGGGATCCGGGGCCGCCCGTCGCGTCCCGCGGTCACGGACGACGACGTGGAGGCCGACGAGGACGCCGGACGGGTGCTCACCCTGGACCGGCTGCTGGACTACGTGACGGCCTCGCCGGGGCGGGTGCGCCTGGCGATCGAGACCAAGCACCCGACCCGCCACGCCGGGCAGGTCGAGGTGGCCCTGCTGACGAGTCTCCGGAGGTTCGGGCTGCTCTCCGGCGGGCGTCCGCTCGAGTGGTCGGGACGTCCGGCGGTCCGGGTCATGAGCTTCTCGCCGACGGCGCTGCGGCGGGTCCGTGTCCTGGCGCCGGACCTCCCCACCGTGCACCTGGTCCGCCAGGTGCTCCCGCGGTCGCGGTCGCGGTCGCGGTCGCGGCCGCGGCCGGCCCTCCCCGCGGGTACCGCCATCGGCCCGTCCCTCGCGCTGCTGCGCCACGACCCGGGCCTGGTCGCACGACTGCACCGGGCCGGTCTGCAGGTCCACGTGTGGGTCGTCAACCGCCCCCGCGACATGCACTTCGCGTCGTCCCTCGGGGTCGACGCGATCATCACGGACGAGGCCGCGACGCTGCTGCACCACCTGGGACGGGGTGGACCGCGGTCCCTGACGGACACGGGCTGACCGCTCCCGTCCCGGGGGCGGACTCCAGCGCCTCTCGGCGGACTCCGCGGGCGAAGCGCCCCGCGGACAGCCCGTTCTCGATCTGCTCGAGGCTGCGGCCGGTGCCGAACCCGCCGCTGACCTGCAGCGCCCCGGAGACGATCCCCGTGTCGTGGCCGTGGAGCGGTCCCGAGATGGCCGACACCAGGGCCACGACCACGACGGCGCCGGTCAGCCCACCGCCGCCGTCGTGCCCCGCGTCGGTTCCGGTGGGGAGGGACGGAGTGCGGGCCTCGCCCTCGGGCGCGGTGATCGGATCCCCGAGCGGCGTGCGGGGGCGGCGCTCGCCACGTACGGCCGCCGGCGGGGGGCCGCCTGCCGTGGCCGGAGGCCGGTCGTGCAGGCGGCCTCGTATCGTCCTCCGGCATGCGGCCCGCGGCGTCGGTCGACTCGGCCCGGAGCTGGGTCATGGTGGCCGCGGCGTTCGCGGCGGTGTTCGCCTCGTTCGGGATCGCCTACTCCTTCGGCGCCTTCCTGGAGCCGATGGCCGAGGAGTTCGGCGCCGGCCGCGGCGCCACGTCGACGTTCTTCGCCCTGACGTCGCTCACGTACTTCGGCCTCGGCGCCCTCAGCGGCGTCGCGGTGGACCGCTACGGCCCCCGGCGGGTGCTGCTGGTGGGTGCGGTCGCGCTCGGCGCGGGGCTGGCGGCGACCTCGCAGGCGGGCGAGCTGTGGATCGGGCTGGTCACCTACGGCCTGGGCGTCGGCATCGGTGTGGCCTGCGCCTACGTCCCGATGGTGGCCGTCGTCAGCGGCTGGTTCGAGCGGCGGCGCACGCTCGCGATCGGGGTGGCGGTGACCGGGATCGGCCTGGGCACCCTCACCGTCGCGCCGCTGGCCGCCGCGCTGATCGACGCCCTGGGGTGGCGGGACACCCACCTCGTGCTCGGGGCGGCCGGCGCGGCCGTGCTCGTGGTCTGCGCCCTGGTGGTGGCCCCACCGCCGGTGACCCCCGGGCCCGCGGCGCTGACGCTCGGGGAGGCGGTGCGCAACCGGGACTACCGGCGGATCTACCTGGCGTCGGGCCTGCTGTCCGTCGCGCTGTTCGTGCCGTTCGTGCACCTGCCCGGGTACGCGGAGGAGGCCGGCGCCGAGCGGGTCGCGGCGGCGGCGCTGGTGGGGGTGATCGGCGCGGCGAGCACCGCCGGCCGCCTGGTGCTCGGGGTGGTCGCGGCGAGGACGGGGGCGCTGCGCGCCTTCCAGTGGTGCTTCCTGACCATGGGCGCGAGCTTCGCGCTGTGGGCCCTCGACGGCGGGTACGGCGTGCTCGTCACGTTCGCCGTCGTGCTGGGCGTCGGCTACGGGGGCTTCGTCGCCCTCGGCCCGGCCGTCGTCGCCGAGCGCTTCGGCACCACGCGGCTCGGCGGGCTGCTGGGCGTGCTCTACACGAGCGCGGGGATCGGATCGGCGGTGGGCGCTCCGCTCGCCGGCGCGGCGGTCGACGCCACCGGCTCCTACGCCTGGGCCATCGCCGGGTGCCTCGTCCTCGGGTTGGCCGGCTACCTGACCGTGCTCACCGTCGGTCGCTGAGGAGGGGCGCCC from Geodermatophilus normandii includes these protein-coding regions:
- a CDS encoding hemerythrin domain-containing protein, which codes for MSDFEITALVLAEHEVFRREFSALEDLPGPELAAAWEALHAKLEVHAVAEEQLFYPLLAQEADGEQETAEGVHDHNEIRHAAAAVAEHEVGSEAWWEAVRHARQVNADHMAEEETDFFPPFKDAVDDEQREALGMRWLAFHDEHEQAEGLSGEDAEVAEVVATEVPEGDPSL
- a CDS encoding AAA family ATPase, translating into MTTAASSPLEKPAGASAVGAGAPVPPSVDAARLERALFEIKRVIVGQDRLVERMLVALLARGHVLLEGVPGVAKTLAVETLARVVGGKFARLQFTPDLVPADILGTRIYKAGQDAFDTELGPVFANFVLTDEINRAPAKVQSALLEVMAERQVSIGGVTHRLPDPFLVLATQNPIESEGVYPLPEAQRDRFLMKVLVDYPSPEEEREIIYRMGANPPVAETILGPDDLRRMQRTASQVFVHHALVDYVVRLVVATRQPREHGMDDVASWVSYGASPRASLGLISAGRALALVRGRDYVLPQDVLDVTTDVLRHRLVLSYDALADGVPADHVVKRILQTVPLPQVTPRQRSGGFGPAAPGGPQVPPPGAPLFGPPQGPYGAGFPPVPQAPGGLPGNGQAPHGQVPNGQTPHGQVPNGQAPHGQVPNGQAPQGQPGPGGNGHAPGNPQA
- a CDS encoding VWA domain-containing protein produces the protein MSFQSPLWLIALVPVVALAVLYVVRQLRRRVYAARFSQTGLVQSLLPKRAGWVRHVAFGLTLAALLGLVLSLAQPSTEVRVPRETATVVLALDVSLSMQAEDIEPSRFEAMKDAASDFVDILPERINLGLVSFSGTASTLVAPTTDREQVRGAIQNLELSEATAIGEAIFTSLTTIATFQATLDVGEDEALPPARILLLSDGYNTVGRENTQAIAAAQAAQVPVSTIAFGTDYGSIEIGGEVTPVPIDRDALRQIADETGGQYNEARTRAELEAVYDDLGSQIGYTTEPQDVSYWFVRVATLLLACGLGLAAWRLQRLF
- a CDS encoding DUF58 domain-containing protein; its protein translation is MRLRRGRARAGEDPAPPADEPAPAPTPVPAADPDGAPPHFGEGPADVLLQRLELTVRRRLDGLLQGDHLGLVPGSGSEAGDSRTYHPGDDVRRMDWPVTARTQVPHVRETIADRELETWAVVDLSASLDFGTGLCDKRDLAIAGLAAVSHLTVHGGNRLGAVVTTGERIDRYPAQAGRLAADRLLRAVVATPRAATGRRGDLAAALETLRRPPRRRGLVVVVSDFLGDLDWERPLRGLGTRHELLGIEVVDPRELELPDVGPLTVVDPESGQTLEVPTGDPRFRARFAEAAAEQRRAIAAGLRRAGAGHLQLRTDRDWVMDVVRFVADRRRAGSGGASR
- a CDS encoding Zn-dependent oxidoreductase, producing the protein MRAVQIARSGGPEVLDVVDLPDPVPGDGQQLHEVSAAGVNRADTHHRLSCN
- a CDS encoding GNAT family N-acetyltransferase translates to MGTPHTVVEPLTLDRAEALAEGGDAFSRVSGYSVAEGFLQFPEALPATVRALREGMDPEWFSHLVIDPSTATVVGMGGFAGPPTDGAVEIGYSIAPAHRGRGHATEAARRWIDIATARGVTLVVAHTLAEENPSTAVLRRLGFHRTAEVTDPDAGAVWRWELPTGGERR
- a CDS encoding NlpC/P60 family protein produces the protein MGTGTRTRHHWAVRAAGTAIAGLVLLGLTPGTASAAPSDAEIAAAEAARDAAAAQVGVLSARLAEAEAAADAARQGAQIALQDYEQLQAAYQAARAAADAAVAAAAQAEADVAGGVAQVAGYARTTYIQGSTAPGATALLSADGPAQLIERAALLEAAGTHRVDVVTELTALQVQADRTEEQAQTASAEAEVLQEQAAVALADAQAQESSARAQTAALTEQRDAVAEQAEAAGQQVAGMQAEQDAAEAAAAQAAAAQAAAARAAAARPAAPAPAPAAAPSRGSTSSSASSPSSSSSSSSPSPSSSSSSSSSGGSTSSSRGSTPSTGASSGNPAPPRATTAGAPSASAVRTAIDAALSQRGVPYSWGGGGANGPSYGITYPDTGIRGFDCSGLMEYAYARAGIRIGGTSRDQWYLNRGKTVARADLRAGDLVFWGTGDDYRSIYHVAMYLGDGTVVQAPQSGDVVRVSPMWYGSDYFGAVRPTA
- a CDS encoding quinone oxidoreductase family protein; translation: MRAVQITRFGGPEVLDVVDLPDPVPGDGQQLYEVSAAGVNYADTHQTEDSYLAPQQLPLIPGAEFVGRPAGGGERVVGLVEGGGYAEKVAANPRLTWPVPDGVTDEQALAVVLQGATAWHLLRTSAHLAAGESVVVIAGAGGVGSLAVQLAKRWGAGRVIATASSPEKRALAEELGADASVDPALADDDPKTFAAALREANGGKRVDVVLEMTGGNVFDGAFSALAPFGRVAFYGMAGRRPPKPVQAPALMGTSRAVIGFWLAHCMSRPAMMDDALTELLPLVADGALKPVGGGRYPLSAVREAHQDILSRRTTGKLVLDPTR
- a CDS encoding polysaccharide deacetylase family protein, with the translated sequence MSDSWVQPTGARRRRPWGVLAAAVAALCAGQLLLGPVARAAACPEPITTVLDATPATADRTVALTFDDGPRPDSTPAVLDVLRARGVTATFFVTGSNAARYPDLVRRIVAEGHTIGNHTWSHPDLSGLSPAGRVAEIERTTQAIVDATGTAPCFFRGPYGIHRSASIAGPAWERGMSVVGWTLDTRDWTTPAGWSPAFQQQIVDAATAPAGAHPIVLLHDGGGDRQNTVAALDPIISDYVARGHVFTDPAGRGPRQGTDAEGSAGAPVGDGGGAGGTHVVQPGDTLSSIAARYGVRWQDLHAANLAVIGPDPGLVRAGQRLTVPGAGGSGEESTNASSSEAGGTSYVVRPGDSLSSIAARYGVRWQDLHAANLAVIGPDPGLLRAGQELTIPGG